A window from Thermodesulfobacteriota bacterium encodes these proteins:
- a CDS encoding Maf family protein, whose translation MNTVACLILASESPRRRELLSSLGVPFRVVPSGVDETPLSGEPPARFVRRAALDKGLAIARRQPSDWVLSADTIVVADGKILGKPRDRAEARRMLSLLAGREHKVYTSVCLLCEARGYRDAGTEVTRVRFRPLTPAEVAAYARTGECDDKAGAYAAQGAGMLLIDRVAGSFTNVVGLPMTRVVGMLKKARLIAVSPAGPGCYVLAGRKG comes from the coding sequence GTGAACACGGTCGCCTGCCTGATCCTCGCTTCCGAATCTCCGCGGCGCCGGGAGCTGCTTTCCTCGCTGGGAGTGCCGTTCCGGGTGGTTCCGTCGGGGGTCGACGAGACGCCGCTCTCCGGCGAGCCGCCGGCGCGCTTCGTCCGCCGGGCCGCGCTGGACAAGGGATTGGCGATCGCCCGGAGGCAGCCGTCGGACTGGGTCCTTTCCGCGGACACGATCGTCGTGGCGGACGGGAAGATCCTGGGCAAGCCGCGCGACCGCGCGGAGGCCCGCCGGATGCTTTCCCTCCTCGCGGGGCGGGAGCACAAGGTGTACACTTCCGTTTGCCTGCTCTGCGAGGCGAGGGGGTACCGCGACGCGGGCACCGAGGTGACGCGGGTCCGTTTCCGGCCGCTGACGCCGGCGGAGGTGGCGGCCTACGCGCGGACCGGCGAGTGCGACGACAAGGCGGGAGCGTACGCCGCCCAGGGGGCGGGGATGCTCCTCATCGACCGGGTCGCCGGCTCGTTCACGAACGTGGTGGGGCTTCCGATGACGCGGGTCGTCGGGATGCTGAAGAAGGCGCGCCTGATCGCGGTCTCCCCCGCGGGGCCCGGATGCTACGTTCTCGCGGGAAGGAAGGGATGA
- the ftsZ gene encoding cell division protein FtsZ, with product MEGIEREEARSRRFTVVEENRAHAVIKVFGVGGGGGNAINNMIEEGLQGVEFIAANTDAQALARNLAPLKLQLGTRLTKGLGAGANPEVGREAANEDRELLREALAGADMVFITAGLGGGTGTGAGPVVAEVARELGALTVAVVTRPFAFEGQTRKRQADMGSKELRSLVDTIVVIPNEKLLLIAGKEMRFVDAFRKVDDVLFQAVRGITELVTRPGYINLDFADVKTIMSGMGLALMGTGSATGQNRAVAAAEKAISSPLLEDVSIRGARGVLINITAGPSLSLSEVNEAASLIREEASDEANIIFGTVIDETMDEELKVTVVATGFEPNVAEGPWRSPRKGIKLVSRTEDLQKPAFLRNSAQTGVAEERVEDLPLIDKETEIESLDDFEIPTFLRRRGE from the coding sequence ATGGAAGGGATCGAGCGGGAGGAAGCGAGGTCGCGCCGTTTCACGGTCGTCGAGGAGAACCGGGCGCACGCCGTCATCAAGGTGTTCGGCGTGGGCGGGGGCGGCGGCAACGCCATCAACAACATGATCGAGGAGGGGCTGCAGGGGGTGGAGTTCATCGCCGCCAACACGGACGCGCAGGCGCTCGCGCGGAACCTCGCCCCTCTGAAGCTGCAGCTCGGAACCCGGCTGACGAAGGGGCTGGGGGCCGGGGCCAACCCGGAGGTCGGGCGCGAGGCCGCGAACGAGGACCGCGAGCTGCTCCGGGAGGCGCTCGCCGGCGCCGACATGGTCTTCATCACCGCCGGGCTGGGGGGCGGCACGGGGACCGGCGCGGGCCCGGTCGTGGCGGAGGTGGCGCGGGAGCTCGGGGCGCTGACGGTCGCCGTCGTGACGCGGCCGTTCGCCTTCGAGGGGCAGACCCGCAAGCGGCAGGCGGACATGGGCTCCAAGGAGCTGCGGTCGCTGGTCGACACGATCGTCGTCATCCCGAACGAAAAGCTGCTGCTGATCGCCGGGAAGGAGATGCGGTTCGTCGACGCCTTCCGTAAAGTGGACGACGTCCTGTTCCAGGCGGTGCGGGGGATCACGGAGCTGGTCACCCGGCCGGGCTACATCAACCTGGACTTCGCCGACGTGAAGACGATCATGTCGGGGATGGGGCTGGCGCTGATGGGCACCGGCTCGGCCACGGGCCAGAACCGAGCCGTCGCGGCCGCGGAGAAGGCGATCTCGAGCCCGCTGCTCGAGGACGTGTCGATCCGGGGGGCCCGCGGCGTGCTCATCAACATCACGGCGGGGCCGTCGCTTTCCCTGAGCGAGGTCAACGAGGCCGCGAGCCTGATCCGCGAGGAGGCCTCCGACGAGGCGAACATCATCTTCGGGACGGTGATCGACGAGACGATGGACGAGGAGCTGAAGGTCACGGTGGTGGCGACCGGCTTCGAGCCCAACGTCGCGGAAGGCCCCTGGAGGAGCCCGCGGAAGGGGATCAAGCTGGTCAGCCGCACGGAGGATCTGCAGAAGCCGGCGTTCCTGCGCAACTCCGCGCAGACGGGCGTCGCGGAGGAGCGCGTGGAGGACCTTCCGCTGATCGACAAGGAGACGGAGATCGAGTCGCTGGACGACTTCGAGATCCCGACCTTCCTGCGGCGGCGGGGGGAATAG
- a CDS encoding D-alanine--D-alanine ligase: MPDPGRFAGARVGVFYGGISAERDVSLRTGAAVSAALRRKGHDVAEIDIREDWLGTVRDAGVDVAFIALHGRFGEDGCIQAACELARLPYTGSGVASSAIAMSKMFGKRMAAAAGVPCPPDEVYEGPEVPAAKPPSFGFPLVVKPDREGSTVGVTIVRDPADWEKALALAARHDSRVLAEGYVAGREITVSIVNGRVLPAIEIVPRSGFYDYRSKYTAGETEYVIPVPMERDILLRAAEYTRRAACAMRLRGAARIDYRVDRAGNVFFLEANTIPGMTETSLLPKAAKFDGMSFDDLAEEILSDAGLAK; this comes from the coding sequence ATGCCTGATCCCGGGCGGTTCGCGGGCGCGCGGGTCGGGGTGTTCTACGGAGGGATCTCCGCGGAGCGGGACGTGTCGCTCCGCACGGGGGCGGCGGTCTCCGCGGCGCTCCGCCGGAAGGGGCACGACGTCGCGGAGATCGACATCCGGGAGGACTGGCTGGGCACGGTCCGGGACGCAGGGGTCGACGTCGCGTTCATCGCCCTGCACGGGCGGTTCGGCGAGGACGGGTGCATCCAGGCGGCGTGCGAGCTCGCGCGGCTCCCGTACACGGGCTCCGGCGTCGCGTCCTCCGCGATCGCGATGAGCAAGATGTTCGGGAAGCGGATGGCGGCGGCGGCGGGCGTCCCGTGTCCGCCGGACGAGGTGTACGAGGGGCCGGAAGTCCCGGCGGCGAAGCCGCCCTCCTTCGGGTTCCCGCTCGTCGTCAAGCCGGACCGGGAGGGCTCGACCGTCGGCGTGACGATCGTCCGCGACCCTGCGGACTGGGAGAAGGCGCTGGCGCTGGCCGCCCGGCACGACAGCCGCGTCCTCGCGGAAGGGTACGTCGCGGGGCGGGAGATCACGGTGTCGATCGTCAACGGAAGGGTGCTGCCCGCCATCGAGATCGTGCCGCGGTCCGGCTTCTACGACTACCGCTCCAAGTACACGGCGGGGGAGACGGAATACGTGATCCCGGTCCCGATGGAGCGGGACATCCTGCTGCGCGCCGCGGAGTATACACGGCGCGCGGCCTGCGCGATGCGGCTGCGGGGGGCGGCGCGGATCGACTACCGCGTCGACCGCGCGGGGAACGTCTTCTTCCTCGAGGCGAACACGATCCCGGGGATGACCGAGACGAGCCTCCTCCCGAAGGCGGCGAAGTTCGACGGGATGTCCTTCGACGACCTGGCCGAGGAGATCCTTTCGGACGCGGGGCTGGCGAAGTAG
- a CDS encoding FtsQ-type POTRA domain-containing protein: MIEYKAYHRTDLGKRRGGRQTVAKKGRGRRENGEGTAPRLRAAAWAAAVAAATVLAGASCAFAYSWLTRSPMFSVRSIEMNRCANVTQEEVWTIVRGGGKRNIWTVPVREVSGRLASHPWIRSVSVRKAFPDRLVVRIEEHRPVAMVNLDALWYVNDEGKPFKRLTAYDPKDLAIVTGFSTADLRSKDAVAVRNFRKALDLLRLAEAGPLRGNLSEVHYDAQEGYTLVTRDAGVRFKVGGMEFQKAIRRVEEALPRISALGKESGIVDLKTDGRIFVRPGE; encoded by the coding sequence ATGATCGAGTACAAGGCATACCACCGCACGGACCTCGGGAAGCGGCGCGGCGGCCGGCAAACCGTCGCGAAGAAGGGAAGGGGCCGGCGGGAGAACGGCGAGGGAACGGCTCCGCGGCTGCGCGCCGCCGCCTGGGCCGCGGCCGTGGCCGCCGCGACGGTTCTGGCGGGCGCGTCGTGCGCTTTCGCGTACTCGTGGCTGACCCGGTCTCCGATGTTCTCGGTCCGGTCGATCGAGATGAACCGCTGCGCGAACGTGACGCAGGAGGAGGTCTGGACCATCGTGCGCGGCGGGGGGAAGCGGAACATCTGGACCGTCCCCGTGCGCGAGGTCTCCGGGAGGCTCGCGTCGCACCCCTGGATCCGGTCGGTGTCCGTCCGCAAGGCGTTCCCGGACCGCCTCGTGGTCCGGATCGAGGAGCACCGACCGGTCGCGATGGTGAACCTGGACGCCCTCTGGTACGTGAACGACGAGGGGAAGCCGTTCAAGCGGCTCACCGCATACGACCCGAAGGACCTGGCGATCGTCACGGGCTTCTCGACGGCCGACCTCCGCTCGAAGGACGCCGTGGCGGTCCGCAACTTCCGGAAGGCGCTGGACCTGCTGCGGCTGGCGGAGGCCGGGCCGCTGCGGGGGAACCTCTCCGAGGTCCACTACGACGCGCAGGAAGGCTACACGCTCGTGACGCGGGACGCCGGGGTCCGGTTCAAGGTCGGCGGGATGGAGTTCCAGAAGGCGATCCGGCGCGTGGAGGAGGCGCTGCCGAGGATCTCGGCCCTCGGCAAGGAGTCCGGCATCGTCGATCTCAAGACGGATGGCCGCATCTTCGTGCGGCCGGGGGAGTGA
- a CDS encoding secondary thiamine-phosphate synthase enzyme YjbQ, whose translation MAFKTVTVKTDERQQLVDITKHVRMVVRESGLRSGICRVFVPHTTAAVTINENADPDVRRDILNALERLVPEGGDYLHAEGNAHAHVKASVIGSHVTVFVEAGQLILGTWQSVFLCEFDGPRTRNVMVRVSEG comes from the coding sequence ATGGCATTCAAGACGGTGACCGTGAAGACCGACGAAAGACAGCAGCTCGTGGACATCACCAAGCACGTCCGGATGGTGGTGCGCGAAAGCGGCTTGAGAAGCGGCATCTGCCGGGTCTTCGTCCCCCACACCACGGCCGCGGTCACCATCAACGAGAACGCGGATCCCGACGTCCGGAGGGACATCCTGAACGCCCTCGAGCGTCTCGTGCCCGAGGGCGGCGATTACCTTCATGCCGAGGGGAACGCCCACGCGCACGTCAAGGCGAGCGTCATCGGATCGCACGTCACGGTGTTCGTGGAGGCCGGCCAGCTCATACTCGGGACCTGGCAGTCGGTCTTCCTGTGCGAGTTCGACGGCCCAAGGACCCGCAACGTCATGGTCCGGGTTTCCGAGGGATAG
- a CDS encoding radical SAM protein codes for MARGGARLRGETGAVRKEWGGRKRVALVFPNAYSVGMSNLGFLLVHAQVNARPDALCERAFLSPAVGGTAPAPGRGKGAAPAGAAAGTTLESGRPLSDFDIVAFALSFENDLPNLPGILAAGGVPPFRADRAASGVRHPLVVAGGFAASLNPEPCGAFADAVAVGDGERAVESLLDLEAGDPADAGFLRTLSGIPGMYVPGGYLPVYEEGGSPGAGRLIDLPPLSGFPRRVAREAIDPEGLPPPPPVVLAEETALGSMSLVETSRGCPRMCGFCAASHACPAFREFPLERVRAAVDAAWPHRRKVGLIGAAVLDWRPFRTLAREILDRGGSVSPASVRAEKVDAEIAEILARSGHRTVALAPECGDARLRARIGKPLPDAAFFEAAETLVRAGIVSFKLYFLVGLPGADREEEVGGISGFLREFRGRVLAEARAAGRMGTVTAVLSPFVPKPFTPLQWAAMAAEDELRAREEEIAAFARNVPNLRVSLERPRDALLQGYLGLGDRRAAEDLRGARRAGSPGSAPGLRARMDAVVHREKDAGEFFPWDVVEGGPAKGALRARYDAYRKG; via the coding sequence TTGGCCCGGGGGGGGGCGCGCCTGAGAGGAGAGACCGGCGCCGTCCGCAAGGAGTGGGGCGGTAGAAAGCGGGTCGCGCTGGTCTTCCCGAACGCCTACTCCGTGGGGATGTCGAACCTGGGCTTCCTCCTGGTCCACGCCCAGGTCAACGCCCGGCCGGACGCGCTGTGCGAGCGCGCATTCCTTTCCCCCGCCGTCGGGGGGACGGCGCCGGCGCCCGGCCGGGGAAAGGGGGCCGCTCCCGCGGGGGCGGCCGCGGGGACGACGCTGGAGAGCGGGCGCCCTCTTTCGGATTTCGACATCGTCGCGTTCGCCCTCTCCTTCGAGAACGACCTCCCGAACCTGCCGGGGATCCTGGCGGCGGGCGGCGTCCCGCCGTTCCGCGCGGACCGCGCCGCGTCCGGCGTCCGGCATCCGCTGGTCGTCGCCGGCGGATTCGCGGCCTCCCTCAATCCGGAGCCGTGCGGGGCCTTCGCCGACGCGGTCGCGGTGGGAGACGGGGAGCGGGCGGTGGAGTCGCTCCTCGACCTGGAGGCGGGGGACCCGGCGGACGCCGGATTCCTCCGGACCCTCTCCGGGATTCCCGGAATGTATGTCCCGGGCGGGTACCTTCCCGTTTACGAAGAGGGGGGCTCCCCGGGCGCGGGGCGGCTCATCGATCTGCCCCCCCTGTCCGGATTTCCCCGGCGCGTCGCGCGGGAGGCGATCGATCCCGAAGGGCTCCCTCCCCCCCCGCCCGTCGTGCTCGCGGAGGAGACCGCGCTGGGGAGCATGTCGCTGGTCGAGACTTCGCGCGGCTGCCCCAGGATGTGCGGCTTCTGCGCCGCATCCCATGCGTGCCCCGCGTTCAGGGAGTTCCCCCTGGAGCGCGTCCGGGCGGCCGTCGACGCGGCATGGCCGCACCGCAGGAAGGTGGGGCTGATCGGAGCCGCGGTGCTGGACTGGCGCCCGTTCCGGACGCTCGCCCGGGAGATCCTCGACCGCGGCGGGAGCGTGTCTCCCGCTTCCGTGCGCGCGGAGAAGGTCGACGCGGAGATCGCGGAGATCCTGGCGCGGAGCGGGCACCGCACGGTGGCGCTCGCCCCGGAGTGCGGCGACGCGCGGCTGCGGGCGCGGATCGGAAAGCCGCTTCCCGACGCCGCCTTCTTCGAGGCGGCGGAGACGCTCGTCCGCGCGGGGATCGTATCGTTCAAGCTGTACTTCCTGGTCGGTCTCCCCGGCGCGGACCGGGAGGAGGAGGTCGGGGGGATCTCCGGGTTCCTCCGCGAGTTCCGCGGCCGCGTCCTCGCGGAGGCGCGCGCCGCGGGGAGGATGGGGACCGTCACCGCGGTCCTTTCGCCCTTCGTCCCGAAACCGTTTACCCCGCTGCAATGGGCGGCGATGGCCGCCGAGGACGAGCTTCGGGCCCGCGAGGAGGAGATCGCCGCCTTCGCCCGGAACGTCCCGAACCTCCGCGTCTCCTTGGAAAGGCCGCGCGACGCGCTCCTGCAGGGGTACCTCGGGCTGGGGGACCGGCGCGCGGCGGAAGACCTCCGGGGCGCGCGTCGGGCGGGGAGTCCCGGATCGGCGCCCGGGCTCCGTGCGAGGATGGACGCGGTCGTCCACCGCGAAAAGGACGCCGGCGAATTCTTCCCCTGGGACGTCGTGGAGGGGGGGCCGGCGAAAGGCGCGCTGCGGGCGCGCTACGACGCGTACCGGAAAGGATAA
- the ftsA gene encoding cell division protein FtsA, with amino-acid sequence MDTGHDQVIAGLDVGSSNVTTVLGRKTPDGVEILGVGECPTEGMRKGAVVNVDATVKSIRQSVTEAERMTGLNVESVFVGLSGPLIKSFNSHAAISVKNEREVTNADFTRVLEIAKTVELPNDREILHVLTQEFIVDDMAGIKDPRGMTGIRLDARVHVVTNDVPGARNLLRCVEKAALGVESLVLSPYASADAVLTAEEREVGVALMDIGGGTVEMVIFYDGALRHTYILPLGGGNITSDVAVGLKLPYADAEALKIASGCAMIQKVRRDDLVELPGVGGRQPRPLRRQHLSEIIEPRAEEIFALMRKEILRSGYEDSLGAGVVLTGGGALLDGLTELGERVFKLPVRRGSPIGIGGLVEVVNSPAYATAVGLVIYGARSAETVVTRPEESPAEGIIGRVKRYLSEFF; translated from the coding sequence ATGGATACTGGCCATGATCAGGTGATCGCCGGTCTGGACGTGGGCTCGAGCAACGTCACCACGGTCCTCGGGAGGAAGACGCCCGACGGCGTCGAGATCCTGGGGGTGGGAGAGTGCCCCACCGAGGGGATGCGCAAGGGCGCGGTGGTGAACGTCGACGCCACCGTCAAGTCGATCCGCCAGAGCGTCACGGAGGCGGAGCGGATGACGGGGCTGAACGTGGAGTCGGTCTTCGTGGGCCTTTCCGGCCCGCTCATCAAGTCGTTCAACAGCCACGCCGCCATCTCCGTGAAGAACGAGCGGGAGGTGACCAACGCCGACTTCACGCGCGTCCTCGAGATCGCGAAGACCGTGGAGCTGCCGAACGACCGGGAGATCCTCCACGTCCTCACGCAGGAGTTCATCGTCGACGACATGGCGGGGATCAAGGACCCCCGCGGGATGACGGGGATCCGGCTCGACGCGCGGGTCCACGTGGTGACGAACGACGTCCCCGGCGCGCGCAACCTGCTGCGGTGCGTCGAGAAGGCGGCGCTCGGCGTCGAGTCGCTTGTCCTGTCCCCGTACGCGTCCGCCGACGCGGTGCTCACCGCGGAGGAGCGCGAGGTGGGGGTGGCGCTCATGGACATCGGGGGCGGCACCGTCGAGATGGTGATCTTCTACGACGGCGCGCTGCGGCACACCTACATCCTTCCCCTCGGCGGCGGGAACATCACCTCCGACGTGGCGGTCGGCCTCAAGCTTCCGTACGCGGACGCGGAGGCGCTGAAGATCGCGTCGGGGTGCGCCATGATCCAGAAGGTGCGGCGGGACGACCTGGTGGAGCTGCCGGGCGTCGGCGGCCGCCAGCCCAGGCCGCTCCGGCGGCAGCACCTGAGCGAGATCATCGAGCCGCGCGCGGAGGAGATCTTCGCGCTGATGCGGAAGGAGATCCTCCGGTCCGGGTACGAGGACAGCCTCGGGGCGGGCGTCGTGCTCACAGGCGGCGGCGCGCTCCTGGACGGGCTGACGGAGCTCGGGGAGCGGGTGTTCAAGCTTCCCGTGCGCCGGGGATCGCCCATCGGGATCGGCGGGCTCGTCGAGGTCGTCAACAGCCCCGCGTACGCCACCGCGGTGGGGCTCGTCATCTACGGGGCGAGGTCGGCGGAGACGGTGGTCACCCGCCCGGAGGAGTCGCCGGCGGAAGGGATCATCGGGCGCGTGAAGCGATACCTGTCGGAATTCTTCTGA